The Kineococcus radiotolerans SRS30216 = ATCC BAA-149 genomic interval AGCGCCGGCACCCGCCGCTGCTGCCCGGCGTACGTCAGCGCGGTGGAGGCGCCCTGCCACAGCAGGGCCCCGACCAGGCCGGCCCACACGACGTCGGTCAGCGAGGTCTCCCAGCCCAGCAGCCGGGGGCCGAACAGGGCCGCCACGAACACCACCACGGCCAGGACCCGCCCCACCCAGGCGGCCACGACGGTCCCGGTCAGCCGGTCCCCGCGCAGCTTCCAGACGATCGCCTCCAGGGCGTGACCGCCGTCCAGCGGCAGGCCCGGCAGCAGGTTGAACACCGCGAGCAGCGCGTTGGAGAGGGTCAGCGCCCCCAGCAGCAGGGCCAGCACCCCGCCCCCGTCGGGCTGCTCGCGCACCACGGCGCCGACCCGCCACGCCACCAGGGCGATGACCGCGTTGACGACCGGCCCCACGACGGCGATGACGAGGCTGCGCCCGGGCCCGGTGCGCCCCTCGTGGGAGGTGAACCCGCCCCAGACGTTGAGGACGATGCCGGTGACCCGCATCCCCGACCACTTCGCGGCCAGGGCGTGGGCGACCTCGTGCAGCAGCACCGACACCAGCAGCAGCACCGCGTAGCCGAAGGCGACGAGGTAGGAGGCGGGGCCGGGGACCTGGCGCTGCACCACCGGCGCGAAGATCCAGACGATGAGGGCCGCGAAGAGGAACCACGAGGGCGCCAGCAGCAGCGGTACGCCGAAGGGACGGCCCAGGGCGATGCCGCCCCTCACGGTGCCGATCTCAGGGCGCGGCGTTCGGGGAGCATCTCCCGATCCTAGGTGCCCCCGCGCCGCGCTCGACCCCGGGGACCACCCGTCCGCGGCCTAGGGTGGAGTCCGTGACCACCGGCGCGCACCCGGGCGACGCGCCCCGACGGGCCCTGTCGCCCTCCCGCGCCGCGGACTTCATGCAGTGCCCGCTGCTCTACCGCTTCCGCACGATCGACCGCCTGCCGGAGACCCCCAGCGCGGCCGCCGCCCGCGGGACCCTCGTGCACGCCGTCCTCGAGCGCCTCTACGACCTGCCCGCCGCCGAGCGCACCGCCGCCCGGGCCGGCGCGATGGTCGAACCGCAGTGGCGGGAGCTGCTGGAGCGCGAACCCCGCCTCCAGGCCCTCTTCGGGGCGCAGCCGAAGCCGGGGACCCCCACCGGGGACGCCCTCGCCCGCTGGCTGGCCGGCGCCCGCGCGCTGCTGCAGAAGTACTTCGCCCTCGAGGACCCCACCCGGCTGGAACCGGAGGCCCGCGAGATGCACGTCGAGGTCGACCTCGAGGACGGGCCCGTGCTGCGCGGGATCGTCGACCGCCTCGACGTCACCCCCGCCGGCCGGATGCGGGTGGTGGACTACAAGACCGGCCGCGCCCCCTCGGAGACCGCCGAGGCCAGGGCGCTGTTCCAGATGCGCTTCTACGCGCTCGTCCTGTGGCGCCTGCGCGGGGAGGTCCCGCTGTCCCTGCAGCTGGTGTACCTGGGCTCGGGGGACGTCCTGCGCCACACCCCCGACGAGGGGGACCTGCTCGCCACCGAGCGCAAGGTCCGGGCCCTGTGGGACGCCATCGAGCGCAACCGCGCCACCGGCGACTGGCGGCCGCGGCCGGGGCGGGCCTGCACCTGGTGCGACCACAAGGTCCGCTGCCCCAGCTTCGGGGGCACCCCGCCCCCGCTGCCGGTGGACCTCCCCCTCGCCCCCGGGCCCCCGGCGCCGGCCGGCGCGGACGGGTAGCGCCCGGGCACCACCCGTCCGCGGCTCAGAAGAGCTCGACGAGCGCGGTGGCGGCCACCGGGGCGCCCCCGTCCTGGCGCGCGTGCACCGAGCGCTGGCGCTGGGACACGTAGGAGGAGCGCAGGAGGGCGACGGCGTCGTCCAGCGCGCGCAGCGCCTCGGCGCCGGCCTCGCCGCGCAGGTGCCCGGCCACCGTCCCCAGCTGGTGCCCGAGCTGCTCGAGCCCCCCCACCACCGACTGGACCGACTGGCGGGTCACGTCCTGGAACTGCGTCTGGGCCAGCGCCGCGGTGCTGCGCTCCCCCAGGGCGTCGACCGACCCGGCGATCCGCTCGGCGACCTCGCGGGTCGCCTCGACGCTCGCGCTCAGCTGCGCGGACGTCTCGTGCTGGGCGGCGGCGATCCCCTCCAGGCGGGCGTTGATCTGCTCGGAGCTGCCCGCCCCGCCGCTGTCGCTGCCCAGGCGCTCCTCCATGAGGGTCGTCACCCGGGTGATGCCGGCGCGGACGCTGGCCGCGGCCTGCGCCGACTGCCGCGACAGCTCGCGGACCTCGTCGGCGACCACGGAGAAGCCCTCCCCCGCGTCCCCGGCGCGCACGGCCTCGATCTTGGCGTTGAGGGCCAGGATCGTCGTGGCGTGCGCGACGGCGGCGATGGCGTCGACCTCGCGGTCCAGCGCCCGCACCTCACCGACCAGGTCGAGCACGGAGCGGTCGCGGTCGGTGACCAGCTGCACGAGCTCCTGCACGTCCTCGGCGCTGGCGCGGGTGCGGCGGGCGACCTCGTCGGACCCCAGTTCGCACCGGCGCACCAGCTCGCCGGCGAGGCCGGACATCTCCTCGACCCGGGTGTCGATCTGCTGGACCTCGCTCATCAGGCCGAAGGCGGCCTCCTCGGTGCCGTCGACGACGTCACCGAGCTGCGCGCTGAGGACCTCGATGAGGTGCCCGGAACGGTCCAGCACCTCCGTGGAGGCCTCGACGTCGATCGGCGTCCGCTCCTGCGCCACCGCCTGCTCCTCCCTGCGCCGGCCCCACACCTCAGGCGCCCGGCACGACTTGGCGGATCACGGTCATGAGCGCGTCGGCCTGGACGGGCTTGACGAGCCAGCCGGTCGCGCCGGCGGCCTTCGCCTCGTCCCGCTTGGTCTGCTCGGACTCCGTGGTCAGCATGAGGATCGGGGTGAAGCGCAGGCCCGCGCGGCGGGCCTGGCGCACGAAGCCGATGCCGTCCAGGCGGGGCATGTTCACGTCGCTGATGACGAGGTCGGGCTTGAAGCCGGACTGCACCCGCTCCAGCGCCTCCTGGCCGTCGGCCGCGGTCTCCACGGCGAGGCCCTGCTTGGTGAGGATCGACTTGATGCTCATGAGCATGGTGGGCGAGTCGTCGACGAGCATCACGGTGGTCATGGCGTGGCCTCTTCCAGGGCAGGGTGGTGGTCAGCGGGGTGGTGGTCAGCGGAATGGTGGTCAGCGGGGATCTGGGCGGGTTCTCCAGCGGGGGCGGTCTCCAGCGACGGCAGGATCCAGGCCCTGAGGAAGTCGTCGGCAGGTGCGGCGACCACCTTGACCCGGGCGGCGAGCAGCGCCTGCAGCGCGGCGGTGTGCAGGTGCGCGCAGCGGGACAGGTCGACCCGGGGGTCCTGCGCGGTGCGCAGCCACCCCGCGAGGGGTTCGGCCTCGTCGACGACGACCGTGCCCTCCAGCACGGCGGTGTTCTCAGCGAAGTGCAGCGGCACGGGAGTTCAGCTCCTTGACGTCGAGGACCAGCAGGACGAGGCCGTCGCCCAGGAGGGCGGTGCCGCAGTAGCCGGGGGTGCCGGCGAGGAAGCCCTCGAGGGGCTTGAGGATGACGTCGGTGTTCTGGTGGAAGCGGTCGACCACCAGACCGAGGGGGCCGGTCGCGGTGCGCACCACGAGGACGTTGAGCCCCTCCGCGCTCAGGTCGCCGTCGGTGCCGAGCAGACCGCCCAGCGACACCAGGGGGACCACGTCGTCGCGCAGGGCGAGGACGGGGTGCCCGGCGACGCGGGTCACCTCGTCCCGGTCCACGCGCACGGTCTCGACGACGTCGTCCAGCGGGACGCCGAAGCGCTGCCCGCCGGCGGTCACCAGCAGCACCTGCGAGACGGCCATGGTCAGCGGCAGGCGCAGGCGCACCGTCAGGCCCCGGCCGCGGCGGTTCTCGGTGGTCACCGAACCGCCGAGGCGCTCGATGGAGCTGCGCACCGCGTCCATGCCCACCCCGCGCCCGGAGACGTCGGAGATGACCTCGGCGGTGGAGAAGCCGGGGGCGAAGATGAGCTGGGCGGCCTCCTCGTCGGGCAGGGTCTCCAGCGCCTCCTCGCTGATCAGGCCGCGCTCGTAGGCCTTGCGCCGCACCGCGTCCGTGTCGATGCCCCGGCCGTCGTCGACGATCTCGACGAGGACGGCGTCGCCGTCGGGCGCGGCGCGCAGCAGCAGCGTCGCCTCCTCGGGCTTGCCGGCGGCCACCCGCTGCTCGGGGGTCTCGATGCCGTGGTCGAGGCTGTTGCGGACCAGGTGCACGAGGGGCTCGGCGAGCATCTCGATGACGTCCTTGTCCGCGGCGGTGTCCTCGCCCTCCTGCACCAGGTGCACCTTCTTGCCCAGCTTGCGCGAGAGGTCGCGCACCAGGCGCGGGGCGCGGGCGAAGGCGGTGGACACCGGCAGCATGCGCACGTCCATGACGGCCTGCTGCAGCTCCTCGCTGACGCGGCTCACGACCGCGTACTCGTCGAGGACGCGGCGGGCCAGAGCGCGCGAACCCGCGTCCTCGGCCTCCTGGGCCACGAAGGGCAGCGCGTTCTTGGCCACGACGAGCTCACCGACGAGGTCGAGCAGCTTGTCGACCTTGGCCTGCTCGACCTTCAGCACCCGCGAGGCGCGCGAGGCGTCCTCGGCCGGGGCCGTGGCGGAGGCCGGGGGCGGGGCGGCGTCGGAGCCCTCCGGGGAGGTCCGCGGAGCGGGCACCGCGGCCGCCGCCGCCTCACCCTGCTGGGGGACGGTGGGGGCGGGCGTGCCCGCTCCCGCGGCGGTCTCCCCGATCCAGCGCACCAGCGGGCCGGGGGACCCGGTGGCCAGGAACTCCGCCAGCGCAGCCACGCCGGGGGCGGTGTCGACCCCGGCGGCGGTGGCGACGCGCAGCGCCACCCCGGCGGCCGAGCGCACCCGGGCGGCGCCGATCGGCGGACCGTCGGCCACGTCGTCGTCACCGGCCCCGACGCGGGCCAGCAGCCGGCACTGCGCCTGCAGCAGCAGCGCGTGCAACGGATCGGCGGTGGAGGTCGTCACGACCGGGGCCGGCTCCGGCTCGGCCGGGGTGCCGTCGAGGAGACGGGCGAGGTTGTCCGCGGAAACCTCCACGACCTCGACCTGCTCGGGCACGTAGCGGAAGACGTGGGCGAGCTCACCCACCGCGGCGCGGGTCAGCGCGGTGAAGCGCAGCACGCACTCGTACTCGTCGACCTCGTCGATGCCGGCGAACGGTTCGGCCGGGGCGGTGTGCAGCAGTTCCAGCGCCGGCACCTGCCGGAACAGGTTCAGCGGGTCCTCGCCGCGGAAGAAGCACGCGGCGTCCGGCTCGTAGCGCACCGCGCGCACGGTGGCGGCGGTGGTCGCCAGCCACGCCCGCAACTGCTCCAGGCGCTCCGCGGGCAGGTCCAGCACCCACGACGGCAGGTCGGCGGGAGCCGTCGGCCCCGCGGTGCCCCCCGAGGTGCCCTGCGGGACCGGCGCACCCTCGGCGGGCGCGTCGCCCCCGCCGAGCCAGGAGCGCAGCACCGCCGACTGGGTGTCGGCCTCGCGGCCGGCGTCCTCCGGGGTGCGGCCGGTCGCCTCGATGGTCGGCATCCAGCGCCGGACGGTGTCGAAGGCGCAGAGCAGCGCGTCGACCATCTCCGGGGTGAGCGACAACCGGCCGGCGCGCACGGCGTCCAGCAGGTCCTCCGCGGCGTGGGTGAGGCGGGTCAGTTCCGGCAGGTCGAACAGCCCGGAGGAACCCTTGAAGGTGTGCGCGGCGCGGAACACCGCGTTGACGAGGTCACCGTCGCCGGGTTCGGCCTCCAGGCGCAGCAGGCCCTCGTCGACGTCGGCGAGCAGGTCGGCGGACTCCGCGACGAACTGCACGAGCAGGGGGTTGGTCACGACCGGCTCCCGGTGGACGAGGACTGCGAGGACGGCAGGGGGGCGGTGAACAGGTCCGCGACGCGGGTGAGCAGGTCGGGCGCGACGGGCTTGACCAGGTACAGGTTCGCCCCCGCGGCGTACCCGGCGTCGGCGTCGGACTCCTGCGACTCGGTGCTGATGGTGATGACCGGCACCGAGCGCCCCAGGGCCTCCGCGCGCAGCCGGCGCACGAGGGTGAACCCGTCCATCAGCGGCATGTTCACGTCGGTGACGACGAGGTCGTAGCGCTGCACCAGCAGCATCTCCAGCGCCTCCAGGCCGTTGGCGGCCTCCTCGACGGTGAAACCCGCCGCGCGCAGGACCCCGCCGTGGTACATCCGCACCGTCGGGGCGTCGTCCACGACGAGGGCCAGCCCGCGCGAGGGTTCCGCGCCGTCGCCGGGGGTCTGCCCGGGGGTTTCGGTGAGGGGGTTCATGCCGGGGCTCCGATCGCGGGACGCTGGTAGGCGATCCCCTCCGGCAACCGGACGGGGTCGAAGATGGGTGAGATGCGGCTCATGGACTCCGAGTGCCCCAGGAAGAGGAAACCCCCCGGGCGCAGGGCGCCGAAGAGGTTCTCCGCGGCGCGGCGGGAGGACAGTTCGTCGAAGTAGATGAGGACGTTGCGGCAGAACACGACGTCGAAGGCCCGGAAGGTCCGCATCTGGGCCGTGTCGGTGAGGTTGGCGAGGGTGAAGTCGATGGCCCCGCGCACGTCCTCGCGGACGCGGTAGCGGTCGCCGTCGGCGCGCTCGAAGAACTCCGCGCGCACCGCCGGCGGGACGCGGTGCATCGACCGCGAGCCGTACTCCCCGCGCTGGGCGAGGTCCAGGACGCGGGTGTCAATGTCGGCGGCGACGATCTCGACGTCGAACTCCTCGATGCCCGGCCAGTCCGAGAGCAGCCGGATCGCGATGGAGTACGGCTCCTCCCCCGTGGAGCAGGGGACGGACAGGATGCGGATCGGGCTGCGGTCGCGGGCGGCGCGGCGCGCCGCGGCGATGCCCGGCAGGACCGAGCGCACCAGGGAGTCGAACTGGTGGTCCTCGCGCAGGAAGTACGTCTCGTTGACGGTGAGCTCGTTGACCAACTGCTGGGCGACCTGCTCGTTCGCCCCCGCGCGCAGCGAGGCGAACCAGAGGTTGAAGTCCCCGCCGTGCTCGCGCACGCAGGTGGCGACGCGCTTGTCGACGAAGTAGCGCTTGTTGTCGCCGAACTGGATGCCGGTGCGGCGGTAGATCCACTCCCGCACCCGGCCGAACTGGGCGTCGGTGAGCTGACCGGCCGCGGCCGTGGTGGGCAGGCTCACCGGGCACCCGCCGCCAGGGTGCTGAGGAACTGCAGGTAGGGGTTGTCGGGGAAGCGCGCCGCCGCCGCACCGGACAGCTGCCGGGCCAGGGCGTCGTCGATCTGCTGGGCGGCGTCGACGGCCGCGGCCACGACGTTCTCGTCGGGGTCGGCGTCGACGACGGCCTCCAGCCAGTCCGGCACCCCCGGGTGGGCCAGGGTGCTGAGCACCATGACCGCCAGGGTCCGCACCCGCACGTCCCCGGTGACCAGCAGCCCGTCGAGGACCGACGCCGCGCCGGCCGGCATCGCCTGCAGCGCCACGACCGCGGCGTTGCGCCGGACCGCGTCGTCGTCGCCGAGCCAGTCGGCCAGCTCGGCCGCCACCTCGGGCAGGTCGTGCGCGACGAGGGTGGTGAGGACCGCGTCGCGCACGGTGCGCTGGCGCTCGGTCCGGACGGCGGCCAGCAGCGCGGGCACCGCCTCGGCGACACCGGCCAGGTCCAGCGCGGCCCGGCGGCGCTCCTCGGGGTCGGCGTGGCGCAGCTGCGCCAGCAGACCCTCCGGGTCGCGCTCGGCGTCGCGCGGGTCGGCGGCCGGCGCCGGCGCGACGGCCTTCTTGACCAGGCCCATGACTTCTCCTCGGGGTGGTGCGGGGGAACGGGGACGTGCGGGATCCGCGGGACGTGCGGGGGGGGTGACGTGCGGGGCGGGGGGCGGTCAGCCCCAGGCCAGGACCTGCGCCGCGATCTGGTCGGCGGGCAGGACGCGGGTGGCGCCGTCGCGGGCCACGAGCTGGCCCGGCATGCCCCACACCACCGCCGTCTCCTCCGACTCCGCGACGGTGCGCCCGCCGCGGGCCTTCAGCTGCGCCATCTGCTCCGCCCCGTCGTCGCCCATGCCCGTCAGCAGGACGCCGACGGTGCGGGCGGGGTCGACGTGCTCCATGGCGCTGGCCACCATCCGGTCCACGCTGGGGTGCCAGCGGTGGGCCGCGCCGGCCGGCGCGGGACGGACCACGAGGTCCCCCCCGCGCCGGCCCAGCACGACGTCGGCGTCGCCGCGGGCGACGTACACGTGCCCGGGCAGGACCGGGACCAGGCCGGTGACCTCCTGCACCGCGAGGGGGCAGGAGGCGTCGAGGCGGTGGGCCAGCGCCCCGGTGAAGGAGGCCGGCATGTGCTGGGCGATGACGACGGGGGCGGCGAAGTCGGCGGGGAACTGCGACAGCAGCGCCGACAGCAGCGCCGGGCCGCCGGTGGAGGAACCGACCAGCACCAGGTCGGTGGTCCCCGAGCCGGACGGGCCGGCCGGGCGGGTCCCCCCGCCGGCGACCGGGACCGCCCGGGCGCGCGGGGCCCGCCCCGCCCGGGACGCGGCGTGCGCCTCCTCCCGCTGGCGGCGCAACCGCGCCGTCAGCGAACCGGGGCGCACCCGTGAAGCCGCCGCGCGGCGGACCTTGCGGCGGATCTCCTCGGCGGCCTCGGAGAGGTTCAGCGAGACGGTGCCGCCGGGTTTGGCGACGTAGTCGACCGCACCCAGCTCCAGGGCCTCCAGGGTGGTCACCGCTCCCTGCTCGGTGATGGAGGAGACCATCACCACCGGGACGGGGTGCTCGGCCATGATCCGCGCCAGGCAGGTCAGCCCGTCCATGACGGGCATGTTGACGTCGAGGGTGACGACGTCGGGCGCTTCGCGCGACAGGACGTCGAGGGCGTCCTCGCCGTTGCGGGCGAGGACGACCTCCACGTCGCCGTCGGCGGTGAGCATGGTCTTCAGGGCCTTGCGCATGAGCGCGGAGTCGTCGACGACGAGCACCTTGAGGTTGGGACCGACCACCGGTACGACTCCGCGCTCAGGCCGCGCTGGCGGCGGCCGGGACCTCCTCGGCCAGCTGCGCGACCTGGGCGCGGCCCAGCAGCTGGGAGGGGTCGAGGACGAGGAGCATGCGCTGCTGGCGGGGCAGGTTCGCCACCCGGGTGACGACCTCGGCCTGCTCCGGGGACAGCTCGGGCGCGTCCTCCAGCTCGGCGCCGGAGACCCGCAGGACCTCCGCGACCGAGTCCACGACGAACCCGGTCCGCACGCCGCCGATGATGAGCACCACGATGCGCTGGCGCTCGTCGCGGGCGCTGCGGTCCAGGCCCAGGCGGGTGCGCAGGTCCACCACCGGCAGCACCGCGCCGCGCAGGTTCACCAGGCCCTCGACGAAGTCGAGGGTCTTGGGCACCCGGATCAGCGTCTCGGGCACGCGGACGATCTCCTGCACGGCGTCGACCGCCACGCAGTACTCCTCGCCCTGCAGGCGGAAGACCACCAGCAGCTCGTCGTCCCCGCGGCCGTCGTCGCTCACGTCGTCCTCCTGCTCGTCACGGGCGCGGCTCACCGCCACGTCCTCGGGGTCGAGGTCGGCCAGGGCGCCGACGTCGACGAGGGAGTCGGCCGAGAGGACCGACACCAGGCGCTTGCCGTCCTCCAGCCGGCACACCGACTGGACCTCGCGGCTGCGGCCGCCGCCGGAGACGACGTGCGGCAGGGCGCCGACGAGGTCGGCGGGGACCCGCAGCACCTCGCGGACGGTGTCCATGACCACGCCCACCAGGGACTCGCGCCCCTCGCGCTCGACGGTCACCACGACGATGCGGTTGTGCGCCTGCAGGGCCGGGACCTCCAGCCCGAACACCTGGCGCAGGCTGACGACGGGCAGCAGCCCGCCGCGCAGGTCCATGACCCCCAGCACCCGCGCGGCCGCGTTGGGCACCGCGGTGACGCGCTCGGGGGCCTGGACGATCTCCTGCACCCGGTCGATGGGCAGCGCGTACTCCTGCCCGTCCACGGCGAAGCTGACCAGCTCCAGGGTGCCGGAGGAGTCCTCCTCCTCCACCACCGCCGCGGTGGGCGACCAGCCCGCGCCGCCGGTGCCGGCGACCTTGCGGGCCAGGTCGGCGAACTCGGTGCGGACCAGGTGCTGCACGTCGAGCACGGTGGTCATCCGCCCCGCCGCGCCCTTGCCCGCGGTCCCCTTGAGGACGGCGGCCAGCAGCTCCGAGCGCACGGTGGACTGCACGCCCTCGGCGCTCTCCAGCTGGTCGGGCTCCACCGACACGACCGCGGTGACGCGGTCGACGACCAGGCCCAGGGTCGCCCCGGCGGCCTCGACGACGACGACGCGGGTCGCCTCGTCGTGCTCGGTGCCGGCCAGCCCGCAGCAGGTGCGCAGGCTCACCACCGGCAGCACCCGCCCGCGCAGGTTGGCCAGGCCCTCCAGGGCCGCCGGGCCCAGCGGGACCCGGATCAGCTCGGGCATGCGGATGATCTCCTGCACCCGCTCCATGGGCAGGGCGTAGGACTCCCCCGCCATCTCGAAGGTCACGAAGTCGTTCGCGACGTTCGTCCCGTCGTCCTGGCCCGGACCCTCGACCGCGGTCCCGGCCACGTCCCCGGACCCGGAGTCCTCGAACCCGGCGTCCCCGGACCCGGCGTCCCCGGACCCGGCGTCCCGGGACCCGACGTCCTCGAACCCGACGTCCTCCTGCTCCAGCAGGCTCTCCACGGTGCTCATCGCACTCCTCGTCGTCGCGGCGCGGGTCAGGGCTGCTGCAGCTCGTCGGCCAGGGCGGCGATCTCCTCGATCGCGGTGGCCAGCTCCTCCGCGCCGGTGGACTGCTGGCGGGCCGCGGCCGAGGCCTGGCCCGAGAGCGCGTCGGCCTGGTTGGCCGCGGCGGAGATCTGGTCCAGCGCGGTCTTCACCTGCACCAGGGCGGAGGCGATCTCGGCGGAGGCGGCGCGGACCTCCTGGTTGCCCTCGCGGACCTCGGCCATGTCGCGCTCGACCTCGACGAGGCGGGCGGTGCTGGCCTTGGCGCGCTCGACCTCGACGAGGGCCTGGCGGGAGGTCTCCTCCAGGTCCGCGCGCA includes:
- a CDS encoding site-2 protease family protein; protein product: MRGGIALGRPFGVPLLLAPSWFLFAALIVWIFAPVVQRQVPGPASYLVAFGYAVLLLVSVLLHEVAHALAAKWSGMRVTGIVLNVWGGFTSHEGRTGPGRSLVIAVVGPVVNAVIALVAWRVGAVVREQPDGGGVLALLLGALTLSNALLAVFNLLPGLPLDGGHALEAIVWKLRGDRLTGTVVAAWVGRVLAVVVFVAALFGPRLLGWETSLTDVVWAGLVGALLWQGASTALTYAGQQRRVPALSARVLQRPAIAVNARATVEEVVRSARAAIDAGAAAGSTRDLEVVLVTDDGVPVAVVDTAALRRVPAERRTSLGAGATARALPPRSWLPEDLAGEDLLEAVQARPGEHVVLDGTGRVRGLLHTGDVVAAVTR
- a CDS encoding RecB family exonuclease; the protein is MTTGAHPGDAPRRALSPSRAADFMQCPLLYRFRTIDRLPETPSAAAARGTLVHAVLERLYDLPAAERTAARAGAMVEPQWRELLEREPRLQALFGAQPKPGTPTGDALARWLAGARALLQKYFALEDPTRLEPEAREMHVEVDLEDGPVLRGIVDRLDVTPAGRMRVVDYKTGRAPSETAEARALFQMRFYALVLWRLRGEVPLSLQLVYLGSGDVLRHTPDEGDLLATERKVRALWDAIERNRATGDWRPRPGRACTWCDHKVRCPSFGGTPPPLPVDLPLAPGPPAPAGADG
- a CDS encoding methyl-accepting chemotaxis protein, with the translated sequence MAQERTPIDVEASTEVLDRSGHLIEVLSAQLGDVVDGTEEAAFGLMSEVQQIDTRVEEMSGLAGELVRRCELGSDEVARRTRASAEDVQELVQLVTDRDRSVLDLVGEVRALDREVDAIAAVAHATTILALNAKIEAVRAGDAGEGFSVVADEVRELSRQSAQAAASVRAGITRVTTLMEERLGSDSGGAGSSEQINARLEGIAAAQHETSAQLSASVEATREVAERIAGSVDALGERSTAALAQTQFQDVTRQSVQSVVGGLEQLGHQLGTVAGHLRGEAGAEALRALDDAVALLRSSYVSQRQRSVHARQDGGAPVAATALVELF
- a CDS encoding response regulator: MTTVMLVDDSPTMLMSIKSILTKQGLAVETAADGQEALERVQSGFKPDLVISDVNMPRLDGIGFVRQARRAGLRFTPILMLTTESEQTKRDEAKAAGATGWLVKPVQADALMTVIRQVVPGA
- a CDS encoding chemotaxis protein CheA, which gives rise to MTNPLLVQFVAESADLLADVDEGLLRLEAEPGDGDLVNAVFRAAHTFKGSSGLFDLPELTRLTHAAEDLLDAVRAGRLSLTPEMVDALLCAFDTVRRWMPTIEATGRTPEDAGREADTQSAVLRSWLGGGDAPAEGAPVPQGTSGGTAGPTAPADLPSWVLDLPAERLEQLRAWLATTAATVRAVRYEPDAACFFRGEDPLNLFRQVPALELLHTAPAEPFAGIDEVDEYECVLRFTALTRAAVGELAHVFRYVPEQVEVVEVSADNLARLLDGTPAEPEPAPVVTTSTADPLHALLLQAQCRLLARVGAGDDDVADGPPIGAARVRSAAGVALRVATAAGVDTAPGVAALAEFLATGSPGPLVRWIGETAAGAGTPAPTVPQQGEAAAAAVPAPRTSPEGSDAAPPPASATAPAEDASRASRVLKVEQAKVDKLLDLVGELVVAKNALPFVAQEAEDAGSRALARRVLDEYAVVSRVSEELQQAVMDVRMLPVSTAFARAPRLVRDLSRKLGKKVHLVQEGEDTAADKDVIEMLAEPLVHLVRNSLDHGIETPEQRVAAGKPEEATLLLRAAPDGDAVLVEIVDDGRGIDTDAVRRKAYERGLISEEALETLPDEEAAQLIFAPGFSTAEVISDVSGRGVGMDAVRSSIERLGGSVTTENRRGRGLTVRLRLPLTMAVSQVLLVTAGGQRFGVPLDDVVETVRVDRDEVTRVAGHPVLALRDDVVPLVSLGGLLGTDGDLSAEGLNVLVVRTATGPLGLVVDRFHQNTDVILKPLEGFLAGTPGYCGTALLGDGLVLLVLDVKELNSRAAALR
- a CDS encoding response regulator; the protein is MNPLTETPGQTPGDGAEPSRGLALVVDDAPTVRMYHGGVLRAAGFTVEEAANGLEALEMLLVQRYDLVVTDVNMPLMDGFTLVRRLRAEALGRSVPVITISTESQESDADAGYAAGANLYLVKPVAPDLLTRVADLFTAPLPSSQSSSTGSRS
- a CDS encoding CheR family methyltransferase; amino-acid sequence: MSLPTTAAAGQLTDAQFGRVREWIYRRTGIQFGDNKRYFVDKRVATCVREHGGDFNLWFASLRAGANEQVAQQLVNELTVNETYFLREDHQFDSLVRSVLPGIAAARRAARDRSPIRILSVPCSTGEEPYSIAIRLLSDWPGIEEFDVEIVAADIDTRVLDLAQRGEYGSRSMHRVPPAVRAEFFERADGDRYRVREDVRGAIDFTLANLTDTAQMRTFRAFDVVFCRNVLIYFDELSSRRAAENLFGALRPGGFLFLGHSESMSRISPIFDPVRLPEGIAYQRPAIGAPA
- a CDS encoding HEAT repeat domain-containing protein; this encodes MGLVKKAVAPAPAADPRDAERDPEGLLAQLRHADPEERRRAALDLAGVAEAVPALLAAVRTERQRTVRDAVLTTLVAHDLPEVAAELADWLGDDDAVRRNAAVVALQAMPAGAASVLDGLLVTGDVRVRTLAVMVLSTLAHPGVPDWLEAVVDADPDENVVAAAVDAAQQIDDALARQLSGAAAARFPDNPYLQFLSTLAAGAR
- the cheB gene encoding chemotaxis-specific protein-glutamate methyltransferase CheB, producing the protein MVGPNLKVLVVDDSALMRKALKTMLTADGDVEVVLARNGEDALDVLSREAPDVVTLDVNMPVMDGLTCLARIMAEHPVPVVMVSSITEQGAVTTLEALELGAVDYVAKPGGTVSLNLSEAAEEIRRKVRRAAASRVRPGSLTARLRRQREEAHAASRAGRAPRARAVPVAGGGTRPAGPSGSGTTDLVLVGSSTGGPALLSALLSQFPADFAAPVVIAQHMPASFTGALAHRLDASCPLAVQEVTGLVPVLPGHVYVARGDADVVLGRRGGDLVVRPAPAGAAHRWHPSVDRMVASAMEHVDPARTVGVLLTGMGDDGAEQMAQLKARGGRTVAESEETAVVWGMPGQLVARDGATRVLPADQIAAQVLAWG
- a CDS encoding chemotaxis protein CheW gives rise to the protein MSTVESLLEQEDVGFEDVGSRDAGSGDAGSGDAGFEDSGSGDVAGTAVEGPGQDDGTNVANDFVTFEMAGESYALPMERVQEIIRMPELIRVPLGPAALEGLANLRGRVLPVVSLRTCCGLAGTEHDEATRVVVVEAAGATLGLVVDRVTAVVSVEPDQLESAEGVQSTVRSELLAAVLKGTAGKGAAGRMTTVLDVQHLVRTEFADLARKVAGTGGAGWSPTAAVVEEEDSSGTLELVSFAVDGQEYALPIDRVQEIVQAPERVTAVPNAAARVLGVMDLRGGLLPVVSLRQVFGLEVPALQAHNRIVVVTVEREGRESLVGVVMDTVREVLRVPADLVGALPHVVSGGGRSREVQSVCRLEDGKRLVSVLSADSLVDVGALADLDPEDVAVSRARDEQEDDVSDDGRGDDELLVVFRLQGEEYCVAVDAVQEIVRVPETLIRVPKTLDFVEGLVNLRGAVLPVVDLRTRLGLDRSARDERQRIVVLIIGGVRTGFVVDSVAEVLRVSGAELEDAPELSPEQAEVVTRVANLPRQQRMLLVLDPSQLLGRAQVAQLAEEVPAAASAA